From the Pseudoalteromonas tunicata genome, one window contains:
- a CDS encoding ParA family protein, whose product MAKVIAIANQKGGVGKTTTAVNLAASMAATKRKVLLVDLDPQGNATMGSGVDKYADIATVYDLLVEEKPFDEVVQTETSGEYHLIAANGDVTAAEVKLMELFAREVRLRNALDLIRDRYEFIIIDCPPSLNMLTVNAMAAADSVLVPMQCEYYALEGLTALMDTITQLAKLVNPKLQIEGILRTMYDPRNRLANDVSEQLKQHFGEKVYRTVIPRNVRLAEAPSFGTPAMYYDRSSSGAKAYLALAGEMLRRKEKINSAVA is encoded by the coding sequence GTGGCAAAAGTCATCGCAATAGCTAACCAAAAAGGTGGTGTAGGTAAAACTACGACCGCGGTTAATTTGGCTGCTTCAATGGCGGCAACAAAACGTAAAGTATTACTGGTTGATTTAGATCCTCAAGGTAATGCAACTATGGGCAGTGGTGTTGATAAATATGCCGATATTGCAACCGTCTATGATTTATTAGTTGAAGAAAAACCGTTTGATGAAGTTGTTCAAACAGAAACTTCAGGTGAATACCATTTGATTGCTGCTAATGGTGATGTTACCGCAGCAGAAGTTAAATTAATGGAGTTATTTGCTCGAGAAGTGCGTTTACGTAATGCACTAGACCTTATTCGCGATCGTTATGAATTTATCATTATCGACTGCCCACCTTCTTTAAATATGTTAACCGTTAATGCAATGGCTGCCGCAGATTCGGTATTAGTACCGATGCAGTGTGAGTATTATGCACTTGAAGGTCTAACTGCGTTAATGGATACCATTACTCAATTAGCTAAATTGGTGAATCCAAAATTACAAATTGAAGGTATTTTAAGAACGATGTACGATCCTCGAAATCGTCTTGCGAATGATGTATCTGAGCAATTGAAACAGCATTTTGGTGAAAAAGTATATCGCACCGTAATCCCTCGCAATGTTCGTTTAGCAGAAGCGCCTAGCTTTGGTACGCCTGCTATGTATTACGACCGTTCGTCTTCAGGTGCTAAAGCTTATTTAGCCTTGGC